DNA from Elaeis guineensis isolate ETL-2024a chromosome 2, EG11, whole genome shotgun sequence:
TCAGGGACCAAAATTCATGGTTACACCACACCAACTAACCAAGGTTCACCTGGTTGACACCAGGTCTAGGATTCAAACTATCTCATTATAATTAAAGccttatttttctgaaaaaaaaatagaaaataaggaTTGTGTTTTTGATGGGTAAGTATGCAATCTGATCTGCTAGCTATTTACCTTTTTTCCAATCACTCACCTCCCTTCATACATGAAGAAAGAAAAGTCATGAGTCATGACAAGAGGGAAAGTGGATGGGTAAATCGTGCAATCGATTGCACAATATTGGTGATCAACAATTTGCTTGGATTGATATGCCAATCCGTTCATGCATGAATAAAGAAGAATCAGGACATGAGGGGAAAGTGGAAGGGCAAATCATGCTAGCTTGCAAAATATTGATCAACAATTTGTTTAGATGGATATGCCAATCTTGGCACACCGAACTTAGCTCTCATCTATTAGATTGGTTATGGACCTATGCCATTTAGGACCTTGCACAAGTTTTATTTGTGGCAACCTTTTTTCTCTGGTTGCAACTGACAAGCTAATACACTTTCTCGGGGTTGCATATATTGGAACATCCAAGTACTATGAACCCAGCATGAACGGATACCAAAGGCCTAAAGTAAATTGGAGGCACTGGCTCCAATTATTTTGATCTTTAATCGTTTCTAATTATactaaaattttctacttacataATAGTCTCAATTGATGTTGGTCCCATATTGAACCAGAGGCCTAGAGGCATTCAAGGCCAAATAAAGAACTAGCGAAGATATGAAAGGAGTTCCCTGCCTTGTGTTTATGAGACAAACTAATATGGAATTAGTTGAAGCAATAGTAATGACCTCAACCCTGTGCAAACTGGATGCATCGAAATGTTGATCGTCTTCCCAAGGTTGacaccaagatggagatcaaATAGAACTGACTTTTTACCAAGTTTGCCATTCAAGCCATGGTAGTTTCCATGCAAGAATTTTGCTCCCAACAGATACATCGTCCCCTGCACAATACGTTGCAATGTGCAACAATTTTCGAGATCCATTTGGAAAGCTGCTGAGACTATATATGCTTTTCGAGAAAAAGGAAGCTGCACCAATATTCCTAATCAAATTTTGCTGACTCAAGCATTTCCttatttttcctttatttttaaattagaaatgAATAATCATAGTCACAGTAGCTAGTATTGATGCAAATGATGCAACCTCAGACTTAAATCCCTATATTTGAAGTTGAATTGTTGCCTATTTCATGCATATTAGCTTCACACAAGCAACAGAAAAGAAACAAGGCTAGAGCTTTACCTAGACCATCAGGCTGACCATAAACTTCAACTGTGACCGTTGCAAAGCCCAGAAGAACACAGCAACATGCTGCCATCGTTGTCAAGCTGAGGTATCCCATCTTCACGGCCTCCGCCTTCCACTTCTCTACTTCAGATGAACCGTTCTTCAGGAGGACGACTTGTGTTCATACAAACTGTAGACTTAACCGCTTCTCTATATAATAATCACTTTGTCATCATCACAACAAAGAGGATATCACGTCCGTGGTTCAGCATTCCTCCTCCAGAATAGCATGCAGCTATTCCTTGCCCCCCGCATTCCGACATGCGGACGTGGGGAAATAGGCCTCGTTTGTCAGGCTTGCGTGCAAAGAATTGGACTCGTTAAAACATGGAATACCGTATTCCGGGCAGGTCTGGTGGTAGAATCTTGCCAGCTTTGTTTTGGAGGATAAATAAGATGGTCAAATGGCCATGGAAGGGGATCATTCCATTTGCAACGGCAATGTCACACGAGCGAGTTTGGACTCCAATTTCGTCAAAAGTCTAACGAAGTTGTTTTATCATCAGCTCTAAATTTACGTTTTTCCATTTTTTCTCCCAAAATCAAGCATGAAATAAACAAAAATTTTGTCAACCCAGAGAATCGAAAAATTTTGTACGACGTGGCCTCCGGCCAAGCTGGCTCATGCATTGGGGCCCACAAGTCGAAGTGGTGGTCGACAAATATATTACATACCCACAGGGAGAATTTTTACAACCAAGACATTTAGCAGTTGTTGATAGGTCTAAAGAAGAAATACCTGTTAAGATTTTCTGTCACTTAAAATTATTCACATGTAAGTACTGGATGTACTTTCAAATTGCATGCCCAGGACGAGCATTGCATTCTAATAAGGTGATGAATGGCATATTGGTCCAGCTTAACCGGCTCGTGCTCTAAGCTCACAAAAAATTGTAAGCagcattaattatttgatttcttACTGACTGTAATCTATGTCCTTAATACAGTAAATTCTTAGTTATCAAAATTATCCAGCATGTAGACAGATTTCAAGGATCACCATGTGGAGCATATGCGTATTTGTCGttgttgttcttgttgttgtacaGTAGACAGCTATCTCATGAATGCAATGAGATCTTAGAAAATACGAGTCTGACAAAAACATGGATAAGCCAATAAGGTATCACATAGCTTCCAAAAATCATGTCCAAAGTTTTCATAAAAGAACATGTTTCTAGCAATAGCTTTCTAAGAATTTCTTCTTCCCATCATTCATCATGCAATTAATATGCTGCAAGTCACAGTAATACACTGCAACTCctcttttttcattttcttttttgtatgtatttatgtatgtatcaaAAAATCATATGCAAAGTTATCATCAAAGAACATGTGTCAAGCAATAGATTTGGAAGAATTTCTGCTTCCGATCATTCATCATGCAATTAATATGCTGCAAGTCACAGTAGTAGACCACAAATcctcttttcttattttcttttttgtatgtatgtatgtatctatcaaAAAATCATCTGGAAAGTTATGATCAAAGAACATGTTTCAAGCAATAGCTTTGGAAGCATTTCTGCTTCCCATCATTCATCATGCAATTAATCTGCTGCAAGTCATTGTAATAGACCACAaatcctcttttttttatttccttttttGTACGTATGTATGAATCTATCAAAAAATCATATGCAAAGTTATGATCAAAGAACATGTTTCAAGCAATAGCTTTGGAAAAATTTCTGCTTCCCATCATTCATCATGCAATTAATATGCTGCAAGTCACAGTAGTAGACCACAAATtctcttttattgtaatttttgatGCAATACAATAAATCACATTTGAAGGAACACAAAAACTCTGAACTCCAAACAAATATAGGGGAACCAAAGGGACAAAAATAACTTGTTCCCTAAAGTTGGATTATTATTGAGACGTTCTTCTTGGAGAAACATTCATAGAAAAGACTACTGCATCCAAAGATCATGTAAACAGTACACTCAAACTCAAAGCCACATCAAGTCCAAATCTAAAACATTCTAATATTGGAAGTACAGAATATAGATGATCTGCAAGCAGCATGTCATGGCGAAAAGGGAAAGTACCAATATAACTCTTATCTTGCCGAAGGACCCTCTACAACTGATAACTTTCCAACATCCGCTATTTCAAAGACACTGTTCAGGCTTATGTCAACAGTTTCTGTATAATGGTGCTGGTTCCAAGCAATCTGAAGTGCCAAGCTTTCCTTAAGCTGCATCACTACATCACCCATGGTCGCCCTCTGAACAGAGCTCTGCGCTGTGCACATGAGTGCTATATCCAGAGTCTTCCAGACGGAATTGACATCGTACGCTCCTTGCAGCCTTGCATCCACAACATCATCAATGTTCCCTTGGGCAACTTTTGGCCCCACCCTTTGAACTATGTGACCCTCTCCTCGTGCAGGCAATAAGGGAGGCTGGCCTGTGATTAGCTCCAAGAGAACCACCCCAAAGCTATATACATCACTCTTCTCATTAAGCTGGTAAGTCTGATAGTACCTAAACAAAAGCAAAACAATAATCAGCTCAGCTCCCCATAAATTATTTGTTATTCCAGATATAGGACAAAGCTAACTTCCCGAAAAAAATACAATAAAGATCAAGCTAACGTAGATCCAATACGCATAACATCACAGAAGAACAGCTTATAGTATTACTTCTTCACTATCAGCTAATATGATAAATGATACCATATATTACAAACATCACACTGGAAATTTTGGTTCAAGGACAGATGGTGCAACTCTGGCTCATCAAGAGCTACCCACATACGTAGTGACAAGGGTCAAATGTAGCTATTTCAGTTAACTCAGTGGCTACAGCAACCGTGGCAGCAGCAGTTTAGGGCAATTCTAGAGATAATCTTCTATTGGTGGGTGTGCGGTGTGGGTGtgggtgtgtgcgtgtgtgtatgtgtgtttgAATTGAACTCTATTGGTGGTTGATGTTTCAAAATATCTTTCCTTGTTTAATAACTTGACCTTCTTTTGGGTTGTACGTTTTTTTTTGTCACTTGTATTGGACCTTATTTGCCTCCCCTTTTTTCAAAATGATGAAACCAACATGATTCAGGATCCAGAGTTGACTCAATTATCTTGTCCCTTCTCTTCTTGGCCATCCTTGCTCTTTAGACAATATGTCACAAGACAATACATCACAAGCCACCTATTCTACAGAAAGAAAAAAGTATAGCAAAAAGACATACTCGGGATCCAGGTATCCTGGGGTGCCTACTACTGCTGTGGATATGTGACTGTGAACATCACTCTGGAATGCCTTAGAGAGCCCAAAATCTGCTATTTTAGCCTCCAAATTATGGTTCAACAGGATGTTGCTGGTCTTCACATCTCTATGTACTATGGTCGGCCTGCACCCCGTGTGCAGATACTCCAGCCCTATATAGTTATCGAGCCAAGGGAAAAGAGGATGAAGAGGAACTCAATAATCCAGGGAATGGAAGAAAGAGCAAAAAAGAATTCCATCATGTTAATGCCAAACCTTGTGCAGATTCAAGCGCAATTTGAAGCCGCTCTCTCCAACTCAAGACCTTAATATAGGCAGGTTTACCTGTAAGAGATCATTGTAACAACCCATAAGCAACTTTCGCTGGAATGATATTGCAGAAGCTTAGATGGCTGATACTTTCTAGATACCACCATGTTATGCTGCCAAAATTGATGGCTTTCAAACAATGAAACATACAGTTGAGACATAAGTGCCTGAGCTGTGGAAAGCTTAAGCTTGTATTTGGATGTGCTGAATAACATAATAATTACAGGACAACGTGAGGTCTATTAAATAATGATTTTATGCAAATACATTTTCGGATTTGtatgagaaaataaaagaatCTATTTTGAGGGAAAAAACCTCCCATATATATCAACTTAAATACTTAAAATTTTCTTATCAATTAAGAATAGAGAAATCAGATTCTTGAAAAACAAAACTCTTCAAATGCAGCTTAAGCTTCAAGTACAATCATAAACTCATGTTACAAAATTTTCCCATTTAGATCCTATCTAACATCATGTTACTTAATTTTCACTAATAGTAGTTCATATAGAGATTTAAAGAACAGTCAAACCATAAAAATCCAAACAGCCATCACTCTTGGTCGGTCTAGTTTGACaggataaattgaaaaaaaaaaaaagaagttaacTTTTTTTTGGAACAAACAACCTCTTAGATGATCATGAAGGCTTCCTTGAGACATGTACTCGTAGACAAGTGCCAGATAATTCCCATCCTTGCAGTATCCAACCAAAGATACCAGGTTCTTATGATGAACCCTTGTCAAAAGTTTGGCCTACAACACAAAAATAATAAATGTTGTCAAATGGGAATATGGTTTCACTTCAGGACTGTCCTGATGCCATCTCATGTCCGCAGAGAGGTTAACCCAGACAGGAGGGAAGTGATGAGGGGAGATGAAGCAGCAAGAGAGAAATGATTCTGCCCAGAGTAGTCTGCGAACACAAAATCCAAATTTTAGGGATGGCAAAACCACCTTCTAAAAGGGATTTAGCATTCCTAAAACACTAAGATCATttgaccttcaccagctccaatTGTGGCACTCTCTCCTTGCCCACACTGTGCTTATCACTTCTCACCTGAATGAGAATGTCCCACAGACATGGCTCAGCATCCAAACAGGTACCTAAAGGCTGTATACATGCTTTAATATGCTATACCAAGATAGAAAATTGAAACCAACAAAAATAAGTTGAGGAATTTTGAACATGATGATGTTGAACATGGATTGTATCCTGAAGTGCGGGAAACAATGATGAGTCAtattttcatgaagaatttgataCTGGTGATTACTGGTTAGGATTGGGAATTTGGAAGTTCAACTCACCTAAATAGATCATATCGCTCTTTCAGTTACCTGTTTCATGCTTTAATATTCTAGTCTTTGTATAGCATATTGAATTCTTTTAAAACCCCTTTTATTGCCCACCACAACACTTTTAATCCCGAAAATAAACATAAACCTCTGCATGAAGTATTAAAGCCATCTAATTAACAGAGCAAATGTGTCATTAGTGACATCGGAATCAGTTACCTCAGCCAAAAACTCCTTGGTCCCCTGAGTTGACGATTGCGATCGTGTCTTGACCGCAACCTGAGTTCCATTTTCTAAGTAGCCATGGAAGACACTACCAAATCCTCCTTTGCCAATGATATGGTTAAAATTATTTGTTATTTTCTGCAGCTCCATGTATGCGAATCGCCGATTCTCTAGCTGCAGTGGATAGTCTTCATGATCCACTTGCTGTAGGAAGTAATTTTCATTCTGTGGCCTCACAGCGGTACCCAGTACCAAGCCTTTCAACGAAAACAATTTATCATGAAATACCGGCCATGTATAGCAGGATCAAACAAAAGGCAACCTTTGCCAAAGCTTTATTTCACCATACATGAAACTTAAAACTAGCTAGGACATGAATCCACAAGCTAGGTTTCATTGACAGAAAAAATTACCTTGCTGCCTTCTCCTCATTCTACACACAATAAATACAACCACCAGCAACAGTCCCAGTAGCACCACAATGACTATTGCAAGAATAGGGATggcaatcttcttcttcttcttctccatcttgCATGAATTATCAATGTCACACGTAGTCGAACCAATGACTTCAACTCTAGCATTAGTAAAATTTTGCTAATTATTAGCAGATATTTAAGGATGATATACTAGTACAGAAGCTGGattcaaatatcaaaaaaaaaaaaagtatcagaATTTATGAAGCTAGCCCTTGATCATGTTATGTGAACCACAGAATAAGGGGATTTAGCAAGGTACTTGCATGGGGAAGCAATGGCCCCATTGTTTCTTGCCTTCAGGTCAACATAAATTCAGCACTTGGAAGATGGCTATAATGTTATATGGAGTAGGCATCTTTGGTACCGTCTAGGTTTAAGCATTTTGGTTTAGATAATGTAACAAACCAAGTCCTCACCAAAAAGACTAGTTGGAAGATGTTATTGAGTTCCTTGGTCCTAAATAGATACCCAAGATTGACCAAGTGCATagccaatgtgggactaaacacaTGCCCGCATAGGTCCTCACATACTCCCTCCATTTAAGTCCTAGCATCCTCACTAAGCTAAAGATCcagatccattcaaattcaatcacAAGTACCAAAAATCCAATCACAAACACGATGACCAACTTGTGGTCAACCCAAATAAACCCTGCTACACTGTCCCTGTCCATATAGACCATGGACCAgatctactctgataccatttataacAACCTAAGATCTTACTCAAAAGAACTAGCTAGAAGGTATTATTTAGGTTCCTTTGTCCTATACAAGTATCCAATATTCACCCAATACATAGCCAATATGGAACCAAACAAACGCCCATATGAGTCTTCATAGATAAAGTAATGAGCATTTGCGCAAATTTATTTACAATCTATGCTTGGAACTCAAAATGTGTTAGTGATCCTTATGTTCCTggtaattttcaaaaataataagaaGATCCCATTTCCCTCTTCATTCATCATGCCCTAGGAAGTCTTCTAAATCATCTTCAGTTCTAGTATAATCTGGCATTTTTCTACACTACACTAAAAGAAAATTTAGGTTTTCTTATTTCTATGCTGATATAACTAAAAGTTTGCAAATTAACCAATGGCCAAATAACTTTGCTATCAGGTATATTTAAGACCATACCAATACCATGTTGGAACAGTGTCAATATGCCCGATGCAGGATTGGTTCGGTGTATTGAGATTTAGCACACTTCCCATATCAAGTCTTGGTTTGGTCAAGGCAGTATGTATGCCTGACACAGGATGGATCATAACCAAGACCATTAGTGAGGTCTATGAAAGATATGCACTAGGTTGTCGTTGGTTACTGTAGTAGAATTTCACATAGGGCCCATCCAACATGAAGAAACAAAAAGGGTTGTTAAAAGAGGCATTGGAGTAGGGACAAGCAATGAAACATTCTCGAGTCGGTGATCAAGGCACAATTGCTTCACAGAAAGATTAAGGTCCCAGGCCTCTGATGCTGAATTGGTAACTAAAACTGCTTGGACTATCAGGAAGAACAGCTTGATAGAGCCCATCTATAAATTGTTCATGCActgtttgatctaaatttaaaatacaaGGTCTTCAAGAGGCTAAAAAGCTCAACTAAAAAGACTTTAAGAGCCATAGCTAATAATCAAGAGTCCTTCCATCGCTGGGCTAGACCTAGGTCACTCTTCATGCAATTATGTTCTGGCAGTCCAATAACCTCGAGCAGGAAAATAGTGCAAAGGATGTGATGACTTTGAAAATAAAGCAAACCTTAATATAAGAGAGCCTGTTGAGTTTCTTTCAAGGAGAGCTGAAGGGATTGATCCACTGAATTTGTTGCCTGTCAAGTTTCTGCAAGAAGCCAGATAATACTGGgccatcaatatttttctttattgaatAATATGAACCTCAAGGATAATATACACACTTACAAGACTTTGAGGGATGATAATTCTGCTAAAAAGTCAGGTATACTCCCCGTTAAATTGTTGTAAGATAAATCCCTGAAGAAATGATAGTCAGGATGCACCATTATTGcacaaaaaatttcataaataaaagtTCTTCATATAAGTAAATAACTAGAGGTTAGACCACATAAAAAACAACTAGAGCAACTGGATGAAAACGATAAAGCTAATTGAATATATACTCAAGAAATTAACATATACTCAAGACCAAGACCAAGAAACCAGAGAAATAAAATTCCTGCATCACTGATTTACATGAGGTGGCATGCTCCTCTGAATCTGTCCTCGACAGTAAAATGCTCCTGCATAATTCTTAAATAATATAATTACAGAATTGTTTAGTTGGTGGGAAGTAGAGGGGGGAAGAAGCACTTCCTGGGAAGTAGAGAGGGAGCCTCTTGTTTGGTTGAAGTTTTAATAGAAGAGAGAgtgaaaaaaattctttccatgGAAAGTCACTGCCCACATTTCATGAGAAGTGGAAACCAATTGGAGAGGTAGATTTTGGCACTTCCCATGGAATGAAAAATGATAGTAATTTTTTTTCccaaaatatccttttaagatccatagctaagattttacaaaatatcaattgatcgttaggatgaaatactgaatagtgataaatattatattaatattatcctaatatttatatgaatagaatattaatattgtaatatttatcatattttaatatttagactaatataatatttatattaatatattaatatttaattaatataatattatatttatatctatattaataaatttattatattaaaatattaatattatatttatattaatataaatataatatttatatttatataaagtttaggagcAAAAAATACATTCTGAGACCTGGCATGGAATGATGACATGTCAAGAAGAACCTGCTTTTGCTGCCAATCATGCCCTGAACATCAGCAAAAGCTGGTTATGATCTGAGACCAGACAGCAGAGCAATGCCCACATAACTTGAGCTTCACATGGAACCTATGTTTTTCTCCATCTCTATCCTCATTTCCCAATTCTAATGATATAATGCTTTTACTAACTGCTTTTGAGAAATATGGTAGGGACACCACCACAAGGGTTTGAACCATAGAAAAAATATTCATAATAACTCATATTCAGCGGGAAACTCAATAATCAGGACTGAAATATTGTAAGTGGCCATTTCTCCCTATGCAGATCTTACTTGCATGATTTAAGAGAGTAAAATTTTGCTCAAAAAGAAATTAAAGAGAAAAGCAGACAAGTAAGAAATTGGTAGCAAAGTAGCACTTACAAGTTCTCGATCACTTTGAGCTCGGCAAATTCCTGGATTAGATCACCAGTCAAACCACTGGAAGACAGGTTTctgcaaataattaaataaattataatggGCCAAGCAATTTTGTTTTGCTATGTCTGAAAAATAAGATCTTAGAGATAATTCCCATTCAAATTTCTTATTTTGAATACTCACAGAGATATGATCCTTGGCTTGTCAGAATTCGTATTGCTATTACAATCCAAGCCATCCCAAGCATACTCTATCGGAGCACAGGGATCACCCATCCAATTTCTCTTCACGTTATAATGTTCCTTGATTGCCATAACGGCCTTAACTGATCGTTCGAAAAATAGGGGGAAAATAACAATTCAAATGATGACTTCGCTTGTCCAATTTACCAAAAGCTAGATATAACTAAACACAATAACGTTCAGTAAACATAAACAAGTTTTCTACAAGATTAACAAAATCCATCATTTGGAGAGGAGAATCAACCctatacaaaacaaaaaaaaaaaaactttatatgAAAACCGCTACAAACTAAACTATCTAGCTTTCGATTCCCATCCGTATGAGCGGCTATAAAAGATGTCAGCAATGTCAAACCGAGAAAATATCATCAATTCTGAAACTCGAATAAAAACCAAAGAAATGAGAGCACAAGCTTATTACATACCGTCTTGGACGTTTGTCTCGTTGGCAGAGATAAGCATGACCGAATAGATCTCGATCGCATTGATGCTCGGCGGAAAAGTCGAAGAGGCGGTCGCCAAAAGCGAGATGTTATACCAATAAAGATTCCCGGCGGAGGTGGTGTACACGGTGAGTGACATGCGGTAGAGCGGGGTGACAGGGCCGTACCAGAAATCCCCGTTGATGTTGATGTTGAAGGTTCTGTGCTCATCTTGGATCTCAGCGAAGTGCATGAAGTAGTGGTAGGTAAGGCGGGTTTCGTCGCTGCTCCCCGCCCACCAGTAGAAAGATAGATTGTTGGAGTTCACAGGAACAGCGGCGGCCTGGAGGACGGTGCGCGGCACCTCGAATGGATCATCTTTCTCGTGGTCGACTTCATTGGTGGTGGAGATGTCGCTCCAAAAGGGATCGTTGCGGAAGGGGATCCATATACGGTCTTTTGGGTCGTCGGGGTACCTGTGGGATTAGAAATCCGCTTTATTTATAGAAACGGAGAGAAGCTAGAATTTGGGGGTAAAAATCGAGACCCTTCTCAGAAGCAAACTTCTGCAGAAGATTCTTGAAATAAACGTGCGCATACACATGCGCGGAATGTCTCCCCAAGCAAGGCAACGGTCCGGCAACCAAATCCATTTAAATGTTTACTTCAGCGAAATGCTGAAAAAGACTACTGCGTTTCTTATTAGAAATGCATTGTTTTAAAAGTCCTAAGAACTTGCTTTGTAACTAGCTCACCTCAATATTGTCCCATCTTTTTTTCCGAAGTTACGCCGCGCAGAAAGAACCAATGAGCTTGTTGAATTTACAGCTGGATAAAGAGTATTCTTCAGTGGCCTCAGCTCTAGAGAAGATATGAACGGAGTTCCATGACCCTTGTTGATCAAACAAACTGAAACGAAATCAGCCGAGGCAATAGCCATGGTCTCGGTTGAATCAACCAAGGATGTATTAGAGATGTTCATTGTTTTCCATAGATTAACCCCGAGATGGAGATCAAATTGAATCGAAACATCAGCATTTCCATCGTATTTCCCATGCAGGAAAAATGCTCTTATTAGATACTTTTGTCCTTGCTTCACGGGCTTCAACGTGTAGCAGTTTCGAGGTCCATTCGGAAAGCTACGGAGGCTTGACTGTTGCCGTGGAAGCGAGGTGGTCATGCGATCTGCCGAAATGTTATGGTTTACCCCGGCGTCTATAAATTGGGCATCTGAGGTGTACGTTATTTTGGTACCATCATCGGTATAGCTAGAACCATCGGGGATGCCACAATCTATGCTTATAAAATTACCTGCAAAAAAAATGGTGTGCGTCTTAGTTATACAAAGTCCTTGTTATAGCCAAAATGGCAAAGTGAGATTTTTTTTTCACCTTCTCCTCGACCTTTGAAGCAtgtgataaaattgcttcaatcTAAGGACATCAAAGGAAATTATGAATAGAACCATGCTAGCTCATCAATTAGAAATGAATCAAACTGAAAGGTTACATCATGAGACATGAAACCAGCAACCAGTGGGTCATCGGAAGGGAGCCAGTTTGGTTTATTAACAGAGGTGAACACCTCAATGACTCTTTAACAGTCACGCTCAAATAGCTTGGGAGCATCATGCTATTGAGGGACTAGTCAGTTCAATTCTGTACCCTTGATGGCCCCCATATTGATGAAGTCAACAACCCAATCCGTTTGCTTCTGGGAAAATTGAGGGTGTATGTTCTGTATTGCAAATGGCCGTACAACTCCATCTTGGAATGGATGATTCCATGGTTACTGAAACGAAATCTTTATAACTCATGGTCCCTCACAACGTTATCCTGCAGGACAGGCTATGTTTCAAGGATTTATCCATAAGGGGGGGCTCATATGGGTTTGGATTTTATCTTTCCGTGTGAAACAATGATTGATTTTCTTTAGCGATCTTAACTATTGGATCGTATGTTACAATTTTTTAAAACTACAACGAACATCTTTTTTCCTTATAGCATAAATTACAAAGCTGATATTGTGCTTTAAACTGGTGCAAAATGTGATCCAATGGTTAAGATCAGATCCATCATTCTTTTAGGTGAAAGCTACAACCCAAACCTGACTCATATTTGGAGGCCAAACTAAAATGTAACTAAGCTGATCTGTTTAATAACC
Protein-coding regions in this window:
- the LOC105040062 gene encoding probable LRR receptor-like serine/threonine-protein kinase At1g05700, which encodes MEFSGLKTTVVGLWSVLLGILAITAGVRGQQTDEGNFISIDCGIPDGSSYTDDGTKITYTSDAQFIDAGVNHNISADRMTTSLPRQQSSLRSFPNGPRNCYTLKPVKQGQKYLIRAFFLHGKYDGNADVSIQFDLHLGVNLWKTMNISNTSLVDSTETMAIASADFVSVCLINKGHGTPFISSLELRPLKNTLYPAVNSTSSLVLSARRNFGKKDGTILRYPDDPKDRIWIPFRNDPFWSDISTTNEVDHEKDDPFEVPRTVLQAAAVPVNSNNLSFYWWAGSSDETRLTYHYFMHFAEIQDEHRTFNININGDFWYGPVTPLYRMSLTVYTTSAGNLYWYNISLLATASSTFPPSINAIEIYSVMLISANETNVQDVKAVMAIKEHYNVKRNWMGDPCAPIEYAWDGLDCNSNTNSDKPRIISLNLSSSGLTGDLIQEFAELKVIENLDLSYNNLTGSIPDFLAELSSLKVLNLTGNKFSGSIPSALLERNSTGSLILRVEVIGSTTCDIDNSCKMEKKKKKIAIPILAIVIVVLLGLLLVVVFIVCRMRRRQQGLVLGTAVRPQNENYFLQQVDHEDYPLQLENRRFAYMELQKITNNFNHIIGKGGFGSVFHGYLENGTQVAVKTRSQSSTQGTKEFLAEAKLLTRVHHKNLVSLVGYCKDGNYLALVYEYMSQGSLHDHLRGKPAYIKVLSWRERLQIALESAQGLEYLHTGCRPTIVHRDVKTSNILLNHNLEAKIADFGLSKAFQSDVHSHISTAVVGTPGYLDPEYYQTYQLNEKSDVYSFGVVLLELITGQPPLLPARGEGHIVQRVGPKVAQGNIDDVVDARLQGAYDVNSVWKTLDIALMCTAQSSVQRATMGDVVMQLKESLALQIAWNQHHYTETVDISLNSVFEIADVGKLSVVEGPSAR